In Archaeoglobus profundus DSM 5631, the sequence CCAAATCAATTATATCTGCCCCACTCTTCAAATAGTACTCAATTTTGGCAATAAGTGAATCGTTGTCCAGTTTCGTAGCATCGACTATTTCAGCAACAATCTTCATCCTGCCTCCAATTCTAACGTCACCAATGTGAAAGTAACATTTATCAAGAGAATCAACAAGTCTCATGTTCTCTTCAGCCTTGTTGATATTTAGAAGCTTGCATGCGGGTATTTCGTGAGAAAGCTCAATCTTGTCAATATTCTCAAGTAGCAACGGCAGATCAGCGTAGTGTATCGTCCCCAACCTGATCTTAACACCCTTCTCATCTTCAAGTCTCTTCCAATCACCACTAGCCAACCCCGGGACAATTACGATGTCGTATCGGCTCAAATCTAGATTTTCAAGGTGTTTCGGAGTGATAAAGCTCGCAACGTCGACATCTGCAACGTATACATCGCAGTCGTACTTTTCAGCAATCTTTCTAACTTCCCTTTCAGCAATCTTCCCAGTTACAAGGAGTATCTTCACGATACACACCTCTACCCCTTTAACCGTTAATGTATGTTGTGCATCTTCCAAAAATTGTTGAAATTGAAAGCGGTGTAACTTGTTTTGCTCTAAAATTACTGGCCTTCAATTCTTTCTATTCCAATCACCGCCTTTATACCCTCAATGTCCCACTCCTTGATGTATCCCTTTTCGGGCTTACCAAATACTAGGCTCTTAGCTCTTGTCTCTCCCTTTATGTACTCCTCCCAGCCCTCAACAAGCTCCTTTGGGAATTCAACAACGACGTTTATGAACTCCTCGACATTGAGATCCATTTCTTTTCTCATCTCCTGAATCCTCCTAACAAGTTCCCTTGCATAAGCCTCTCTCTTAAGCTCTTCATCAAGGACTGTGTAGATGTATACGTTTCCTCTCGAGAACTCCTCAAATTCGTAGCCATCCGGTAGCTTGTATTCTACTACGACAGCATCTTCTATTACCTCTCCATCAAATTCAACAGCTTTTGTCTCTGCAATCTTTTTAAGCTCATCATCGCTAAGACTCTCCAAGAACTTTGCAAACTCCTTAACTCTATCCTTCAAAATCTTTCCTACAACCTTGTAGTTTGGCTTTATAACGATCTCTTTCTCGAACTCATCTACAACTCTAACGCTTTTGACGTTGCACTGGGATTTAATTATTCCTTCAAGCATATCAACTGCCCTCTTAACAATCTCATCCTTGCTCTCAATCACAAGCTCTCTCAAAGGCCATCTCAGTTTTCTTCTTGCTTTCTGCCTTGCACTGCTTGCAGCTTCAAATATTTCTCTGATAACAGCCATAGATTTCTCGAGTTCCTCGTCGATAAAGCTTTCATCGTGCTTTGGATAACTCTCCATGAATATGGACTCCTCGCAATCCCTAAACTCTTTCAAGAACCTCTGGTAGATGAACTCAGCAAGGAATGGAGCGAACGGAGCTATTATCTTGATAGATTTCTCAATGACTCTCAGGAGTGTTAGATACGTCGCAATCTTGAGCTTATCCTCACCCTCAACCCAGACACGAGGTCTTATTAGCTGTATATACCATCTGCTGAAATCTTCAACAACGAAGTCCAAGAAAGCCCTAACGACCCTGTGAAGTTGATAGTTCTCCATCGCATCCCAAGCTACCTTGTTCAAGCTCTCAAGCCTTGACAGAATCCACCTGTTTTCGTAATCTTCGATCTTCTTCAAGGCTGAATCGAAGTCACAGCCAAATATCTGCTGAATCTTATCAGGAGTTATCATCTCCCTATCCAAGCTCATGTAAGTGTAGGCGAATCTTATCGCATTCCAGTAGATGTTCAACATCCTCAGGACGTTTCTAACTTCGTTCCAGCTGAACCTCAGATCTTCCCATAAGGCAGAGCTAAGAACGTAGAGCCTGAAAGTATCCACTCCAACCTCGTTAATAACTTCTTCAGGTTCGACTACATTCCCCAAGCTCTTGCTCATCTTTCTTCCTTGCTCATCTAAGGTAAAACCGTGCATGAGAACAGTCTTGTAAGGTGCTCTACCGAAGCTTATTACACTCGCCCCGAGCTGTGAGTAGAACCAGCCTCTCGTTTGGTCGTGCCCCTCAGTAATGAAATCGGCAGGCCAAATCTTAAAGAACTCTTCATCGCTAATCTTTAGTGGATAACCCAAAGTTCCCCAACTAGCAACACCACTGTCAAACCAAACGTCAAAAACATCCTTGACCCTGTACATCTTCCCTCCGCACTCACACTCGAAAACAACCTCGTCTATCTTCGGCCTGTGTAAATCCAAGTCGTCTTTCCAAGGAACCTCGTTTATACTGCCTACAACCTTCCACTTGCCACACTTCTCGCAAATCCAAATGGGAATGGGTATTCCCCAATACCTCTGTCTGCTTATGCACCAGTCCTTTGCGTTGCTGACCCAGTCCTTGAATCTCGACTTTCCAGCCCACTCCGGAATCCACCAGACCTTGTCGATTTCTTCGAGCATTTTGTCCTTAAGCTTGGAAACAGCCAAGAACCACTGCTCCGTAGCTCTATATATTATTGGAGTCTTGCACCTCCAGCAGTGTCCGTATCTGTGAACGATGGTTTCCTCGGCCAAAAGCAAGCCCTTGGCCTTCAAATCCTTAATTATAACCTTGTTAGCCTCAAAAACGTGCATTCCAGCATATTTACCAGCATCCTCCTTAAAGATACCTCTGTCGTCTACGGGGTTGAAAACTTCCAAACCCTCTTCCAAACCCAACTCAAAGTCTTCCAAACCGTGACCGGGAGCTATGTGAACACATCCGGTGTTTTCATGAGCCACGAAATCTGCATTGACCACTCTGTGCTGTTTCTCCTTTTGAACAGGTACTTCTTCTGCCAGAGGATGCTCGTATTCCAAGCCGTAAAGATCCTCTCCCCTGTAAGTTTCAACAAGCTTCCATTCATCGTAAGATTTGCTCAAAACGTTGTCAGCCAAATCCTTCGCAAGAATGAGATACTCTTTCTTACCATCTTTCACAGCCTCAAAAAGGCCGTATTCAAAGTCCGGATGGACTGCAACGGCCATGTTAGCTGGCAAAGTCCAAGGCGTGGTCGTCCAAATAACTATGTAAGTGTTTTCTCTCCCCTTAATCGGGAATTTGACGTAAATGGATGGATCCTCCTTATCGGCATATTCAACCTCGGCATCAGCTAAAGCAGTTTCACAACGGGGACACCAGTTCACAACCCTCAACTTCTTCTCAAGCAGGCCTTGCTCGTAAGCTCTCTTTATCGTCCACCATGCGGAGTTTATGTACTCAGCCTTTATCGTCATATACGGATTTTCCCAGTCCATCCAAACTCCCAAAGCCTTGAACTGCTCGGTCATTGCATCCTTGTTCTGGAGAGCGTACTCCATGCACTTAGCGATGAACTTGTCGATTCCGTAGTTTTCAATGTCCCTCTTTGTCTTGAATCCGAGCATTTGCTCGACTTTAACTTCGATAGGCAGTCCATGCATATCCCAGCCCGGTGTATCGGTTACCTTGTAACCCATCATTCTCTTGTATCTCAGTATGGTATCCTTTATCACCTTGTTCCAAGCCGTACCTAGATGAATTCTTCCAGTGGTGTAAGGAGGCCCATCTACGAAGAAAAAGAGCCTATCTCCCTTGCTTTTCACTTTTTCGTATATTTTGTTTTTCTCCCAGAACTCCCTCACTTCTCTCTCCACTTCGTGAGGAGAATAAGCGTTAGGAAACATGAAATTCAAGCTTAGATTTCTGTTTAAAACTCTATCGTATCAGCGGGTTCGATTCATCATCGCTTGGCTCAGAGTAGAGCAACTTCATCACACCATATTCTTAGTTCGCAAGCTATATAGGTCTAACCCTCAAACTCGTTACGGGATGAAGAGGGAGAGTCGAACTGAGATATGATGAAGTTACTCCTGGCTGACCGAACATTTTTATACTCTTTTGCGGTTCTTCAAGTGGGATGATGAGTGGGGTAGCTCCTGATGTGTGATGAGCCTCACCACTCCTGACAACCAATTTAACAAATTCAATTCTGTAGGCAAATTCTCAAAAAATAGAAAAATCAGGTCGGGGCTCTCTCATCACACATCAGAAAGGAGGTCTCTCATCACCTGAAGTATCTCAAATCCTCATCACTCCTATACTGCTGAACGACCTGTTCCTGCATTTCCCTTATCTGTTCTATGAATTTTTCCATCTCCTTAGCTCTTTCTTCAAGATCCTCAACACTGACTTTGAGGTTCAGAATTTTCATTAGGACATCTAAAACAGCCTTTGCACTCTTGGGATCAACCATGTATCCGGATGTTACACCCATGAGACAGGCCGCCTCAATCCCCTCAAGCTGTGAAACGCCTAGAAGTAATCCAGAAGCTCCAATTATACCGCCGCTTGGTTCCCCTTTCTCAAATTTGACTCCAAATTTCTTAAGCTCTTCAACCAATTCAGGTGTGTTAGCTGCGCCTATTACGTATGGCTCCTCGACCATCCTTCCAACACCGTATCCACCTAATGTGAATATTCTTTTAGCTCCGAACTTCTTCGCAATCTCGATGTAAGCATTTACAAGCTCGTAATGACCGATTCCATCCATACTCTGGAAGTCTCCAACAAGTATAAGGAGGTCGGGAGAATTACCATCTGATTTGTACGCATAAACCTCGTTCTTCGGTAACCTTATAGTTCCATCCTCGTTGACCATAACCTGAGGAGGGAAGTGGTGAGAGTATATTTCGACGACCTTAACGGTATCAAGCTCCTTTACTAGATGATCAGCAACGAGCTTACCTACATGTCCAATTCCCGGTAATCCTTCGATGAACACTGGATCTTTCAAACCCACCCCTTCGGGTTCTTTCAGATATCTCACATCAACCCTCTTCAGCATGCCTCCACCTCCCGATGTTGAAGAATCCTACTTCCTTTCTCAACTTCCTCCTGTACTTTCCGTAGGGATCTTCAGGAGAGAACTTAGGTGGTATGGGCATAAAAGTCTTCTCTCCGCAATTTGGACAAACTTCTTTGAGAGTGTACCGTCCACATTTGGGACATTTTCTCATCTTAACTTTCATGATCGAAGTATCTCGAAGACTTTAAAGAACTTTTCATACCTCGGTAGGATTATATCAGAGCCTTTTCAACCAGCTCAATCGCCTTATCTATTTCCTTCTTCAAGACTTCGGGCAATCCCTTTATATCTATCTCCATGAAACCTCTTATTATCAGAGATATAGCTTCATCTCTGCTTAAACCGCGAGTCATCAGATAGAATATCTCATCTTCGGCAATCTTACCTATAGCCGCTTCATGGCTTAAATCAACGTTCGGATTTCTAGCTTCAAGCTCGGGAATGGCATGAATGATACCGCCACCGAGAATCATTCCTTTGCACTCCAGATGCCCCTTTACACCTTCAGCGTTTCCTATGATGTGCCCTCTTGCAACGATCTTTCCTCCCTTGCTTATACTCCTCGAAATTATCTCAGCCGAGCTTCCTTCGCCGTTCAAGTACACTCTGCTACCAAGATCTATCTCAGAATCTTCAAATCCTACTATGACGCTGCTGAAAACAACTTTTGCATTTTTATCGAGGTATGCGGTAGGGTAGGCCTTTAAATACTTAACAGGGCTGAGAAGTACGTAGTTGCTTATGAATGTACCATTTTCTTCAACCTTTATCGCAGTTTTCGGTAGAACTTCATTTTTCTTCTTCCAGTTGTGTATCATCGTAAAAGTTACCTTTGCGTTCCTTTTAACGTAAAACTCTGAAATTCCTAGGTGTAATCCAGAAAGTCTTTCAGATGTACAGCCAGTTATCAAATTAAGCTCGGAATCTTCCTCCGCTATTACTATGTTGTGAACTTTCTGACTCTTAACTCTTTTAAGATAGAGGCAAGCTTCTACGGGAAAATCAACCTTAACTCCCTTTGGAACCCTTATGAAGTATCCATCGAATTCTCCCTCCTCCCTTTCAATTAGTTTCCAACTGTAATCCTTAAGCCATTCGTACTTCTCAAGTGCCTGCTTTGTGCTCATCACTTCAACATTCCTAGCGAAGCTTATGGTTGGCTTGTCGTCAACCATTAGGAAGCTTGCAGATCTCTTTGAAGGATCTCTTTCAATTCCAACTTTTTTCAGAGAGTCCTCAGGCATCTTTTAACACACTCCTCGTATCCGTAATTTTCAACTGTCTTCAAAATGTCGTAAGGATCACCAACACAGGCAATCCTGCCTTTGTACATTATTACGCCGTAGTCTGCATCGACGTATTTTAGAATATGACCGGTATGAGTTATTATTATCCCCGATTTAGTCCTCTCCTCTTCCGGCTTGTCCCTCTCAAGCAGCTTACTTATAGCTTTGCCTATGACAGCTATATTTTCCAAATCTACTCCACTATCGGGTTCATCCAGCATGGCAAATTCGGGATTCATTAGCAGGAGTTGTAGGAGCTCAGATCTCTTGACTTCGCCACCAGAAAAACCAACATTCAAATCCCTATCGAGTAGGTTTTCCATCTTCAGCATCTTGACGTATTCTTCTATCTTGTCTTCGGTACCACCGAGCTTAGCACAGTG encodes:
- a CDS encoding RNA-protein complex protein Nop10 → MKVKMRKCPKCGRYTLKEVCPNCGEKTFMPIPPKFSPEDPYGKYRRKLRKEVGFFNIGRWRHAEEG
- the ileS gene encoding isoleucine--tRNA ligase, with amino-acid sequence MFPNAYSPHEVEREVREFWEKNKIYEKVKSKGDRLFFFVDGPPYTTGRIHLGTAWNKVIKDTILRYKRMMGYKVTDTPGWDMHGLPIEVKVEQMLGFKTKRDIENYGIDKFIAKCMEYALQNKDAMTEQFKALGVWMDWENPYMTIKAEYINSAWWTIKRAYEQGLLEKKLRVVNWCPRCETALADAEVEYADKEDPSIYVKFPIKGRENTYIVIWTTTPWTLPANMAVAVHPDFEYGLFEAVKDGKKEYLILAKDLADNVLSKSYDEWKLVETYRGEDLYGLEYEHPLAEEVPVQKEKQHRVVNADFVAHENTGCVHIAPGHGLEDFELGLEEGLEVFNPVDDRGIFKEDAGKYAGMHVFEANKVIIKDLKAKGLLLAEETIVHRYGHCWRCKTPIIYRATEQWFLAVSKLKDKMLEEIDKVWWIPEWAGKSRFKDWVSNAKDWCISRQRYWGIPIPIWICEKCGKWKVVGSINEVPWKDDLDLHRPKIDEVVFECECGGKMYRVKDVFDVWFDSGVASWGTLGYPLKISDEEFFKIWPADFITEGHDQTRGWFYSQLGASVISFGRAPYKTVLMHGFTLDEQGRKMSKSLGNVVEPEEVINEVGVDTFRLYVLSSALWEDLRFSWNEVRNVLRMLNIYWNAIRFAYTYMSLDREMITPDKIQQIFGCDFDSALKKIEDYENRWILSRLESLNKVAWDAMENYQLHRVVRAFLDFVVEDFSRWYIQLIRPRVWVEGEDKLKIATYLTLLRVIEKSIKIIAPFAPFLAEFIYQRFLKEFRDCEESIFMESYPKHDESFIDEELEKSMAVIREIFEAASSARQKARRKLRWPLRELVIESKDEIVKRAVDMLEGIIKSQCNVKSVRVVDEFEKEIVIKPNYKVVGKILKDRVKEFAKFLESLSDDELKKIAETKAVEFDGEVIEDAVVVEYKLPDGYEFEEFSRGNVYIYTVLDEELKREAYARELVRRIQEMRKEMDLNVEEFINVVVEFPKELVEGWEEYIKGETRAKSLVFGKPEKGYIKEWDIEGIKAVIGIERIEGQ
- a CDS encoding SufB/SufD family protein codes for the protein MPEDSLKKVGIERDPSKRSASFLMVDDKPTISFARNVEVMSTKQALEKYEWLKDYSWKLIEREEGEFDGYFIRVPKGVKVDFPVEACLYLKRVKSQKVHNIVIAEEDSELNLITGCTSERLSGLHLGISEFYVKRNAKVTFTMIHNWKKKNEVLPKTAIKVEENGTFISNYVLLSPVKYLKAYPTAYLDKNAKVVFSSVIVGFEDSEIDLGSRVYLNGEGSSAEIISRSISKGGKIVARGHIIGNAEGVKGHLECKGMILGGGIIHAIPELEARNPNVDLSHEAAIGKIAEDEIFYLMTRGLSRDEAISLIIRGFMEIDIKGLPEVLKKEIDKAIELVEKALI
- a CDS encoding proteasome assembly chaperone family protein; the encoded protein is MLKRVDVRYLKEPEGVGLKDPVFIEGLPGIGHVGKLVADHLVKELDTVKVVEIYSHHFPPQVMVNEDGTIRLPKNEVYAYKSDGNSPDLLILVGDFQSMDGIGHYELVNAYIEIAKKFGAKRIFTLGGYGVGRMVEEPYVIGAANTPELVEELKKFGVKFEKGEPSGGIIGASGLLLGVSQLEGIEAACLMGVTSGYMVDPKSAKAVLDVLMKILNLKVSVEDLEERAKEMEKFIEQIREMQEQVVQQYRSDEDLRYFR
- the sufC gene encoding Fe-S cluster assembly ATPase SufC — encoded protein: MDRGILRIVNLGVEVDGRKILQNVNLYIQRGQTYALFGPNGSGKSTLLMAIAGNPKYKIYDGRIIFKGKDITNMSPDERVKMGLGISYQNPPKIPGVKLRDLIKHCAKLGGTEDKIEEYVKMLKMENLLDRDLNVGFSGGEVKRSELLQLLLMNPEFAMLDEPDSGVDLENIAVIGKAISKLLERDKPEEERTKSGIIITHTGHILKYVDADYGVIMYKGRIACVGDPYDILKTVENYGYEECVKRCLRTL